One Dermacentor silvarum isolate Dsil-2018 chromosome 10, BIME_Dsil_1.4, whole genome shotgun sequence genomic window carries:
- the LOC119466240 gene encoding titin-like isoform X1 yields MEECSDGVVFLAGAALLTISLCCLSYVISLYVQVARDSHWVSSFLAGKPKPPVPPKPTALLSEGGTRRPIITVSPLTETTEQNHANGATKEGDSLEDPCKKETAHEVTVVIEHRAEAEALCNGSNDAMPATDDKVDPTPSTSAQPVQNGESEAQSKDTQQPSDSSKRNTITEDWSIKDNVESGDEACCTRLSQLIHRKAKELSTHLTKPPKPLKPLKESKGPPAQPKSFGDEIPGGRHGIRYADEDTEASSDYQDVDFKKLTVAEVTTVSVHKEGTPKPVVEENEYEIVEVPREEVKPTPLPVAPIMVIIEDEATKQSGVIPEETQKKTRSLEKPKRPPPPKPEAAKKPRVRFGVEVFPSDIIAAMAAKKKGSGATTESNVSQSAAAKTEAASAKDTLSDKQVQEETPLENPILVRVKEREEPSPVLSTKMPKSMFPASSPVKKVKPQRPPPPKIPPAASSPHPPCSPPPPPSSPPKSLEETTALPASAAPSTTLESTPVAADESKSSEPVENAVPKDSVVVTEEAKVIPTEVPSCSPIVSEEPVIDSEVVAAAAKTVADVSKSSETPRKKRTPPPRPPPPKCKPKPVETAAVATVKPTVSQKPVVSQKPGTPQKPVPLQRQVVSPPMSKQAVQSGMNVYSQTDDLVMFRAKNIVADLDALLAQREAEEAARANNLSCIEASLKTMAREAAHQFKPFEDSTCGTLDCKREDVPQAPPRKRRQRSRTVEAVRVSGEEQARRLRRSRSLSDADIRIKTAQRLGHEDSSDVAATITETFVMVLESPLTKKELKDLYTNVTVAPTKERRFKDVPHPVPTTGMRFRPLPPPPPPPRGKLKLPTSSAPSSADDNPSTPPATAAAAESEPPSAHPREAPAQEPSETPAVPERVEMRTSPAKRDSKRDSKRDSKRDSKSESLSRQSTKSGSTSPKVQQNGEAKAFRLSNSTFYGPPLEIPPEAQRGAESPSTEPNASSEKSHSSWYDDSDASGDIADVDSPAVPSDTDPTVSSRRSDSSPGSVQRSKTRLKEKKRASAKFYCDVEAERGSSTDGDVPPRASSRASGSDKMVEAAESKGEDTDELLEMAEGLQKEMTKVLVERQKRLLETFDSELSAQRAESESREQRLTDEKDSPSLMPRKDLPSVHSSASEVSWQGSSEEESDGEETRNMSLDEAARHRRKRKCMYIAREMASSEQVFVDALHLLNKDFREAVRAASEERGSPIVPDDVLDQILKHLPHLVDLNEELLGQLQERVDNWEGKEQVADVLIKMGPFLKLYSSYIKDFEAMTATLEEAKRKYPEFQKVVRSFELSPRCRQLSLQQYMLKPIQRIPQYRLLLTDYVKNLEVDTPEYRDACAALEIVSQVAQHANESMKLGDNFSKLMSLQNRISNRYEVLKPGRTFLKEGELMKVSRKEMQPRYFVLFSDSLLYLVPTPQGFYRVNYELPLSGMKVMVPPQQDYQNEFSVYTTKRSFILSASSPEEREEWISALTKAIEDNIHRKSSFHVLKKEGSQSSTSSELGREAPVWIPDQRVTMCQLCTSGFTFTHRRHHCRACGKVVCATCSSHRLPLPYLGSDKPVRICDDCFRSLQCGGELRDHPEADGDGDQSQARRKKHGGVLQEVAANDLGSSISGYLHHWSKKAWKRQWFVVKEHVLYVYKASEDVAALRTVPLLGYQVGTVKKGYEEVPREQLFLLEHTGLDPLIFYADTPDLAAKWREAMEEATKLS; encoded by the exons CAGGCAAGCCCAAGCCTCCCGTGCCTCCGAAGCCCACAGCGCTGCTCTCGGAGGGAGGCACCCGCCGCCCCATCATCACCGTGTCGCCGTTAACCGAGACGACCGAGCAGAACCATGCCAATGGTGCCACGAAAGAAGGTGACAGTTTGGAAGACCCCTGCAAAAAGGAGACGGCTCACGA GGTGACGGTAGTCATTGAACACCGAGCAGAAGCGGAGGCCCTGTGCAACGGTTCGAACGACGCAATGCCTGCGACCGATGACAAAGTCGACCCCACTCCGAGCACTAGCGCGCAGCCAGTGCAAAACGGCGAGTCCGAAGCGCAGTCCAAGGACACGCAGCAGCCATCAGACAGCAGCAAACGAAATACCATAACAGAGGACTG GTCCATCAAGGACAATGTTGAGTCGGGAGACGAAGCATGCTGCACACGACTCTCGCAGCTAATTCACCGCAAGGCGAAGGAGCTGTCCACTCACCTGACGAAGCCACCAAAACCGCTCAAGCCCCTCAAGGAGAGCAAAGGACCACCAGCGCAACCAAAAAGCTTCGGTGACGAAATTCCAGGAGGGCGGCACGGCATTCGCTACGCTGACGAAGACACTGAGGCCAGCTCCGACTATCAAGACGTCGACTTTAAAAAACTCACAGTGGCGGAAGTGACTACTGTGTCTGTTCACAAGGAAGGCACGCCCAAGCCGGTTGTTGAAGAAAACGAATACGAAATAGTTGAAGTGCCTCGTGAAGAAGTCAAACCCACACCCCTGCCCGTTGCCCCCATTATGGTCATTATAGAAGACGAAGCAACAAAGCAGTCCGGCGTCATTCCCGAGGAGACCCAGAAGAAGACACGGTCTCTGGAAAAGCCCAAGAGGCCACCGCCGCCTAAACCAGAAGCAGCGAAAAAGCCGCGCGTTCGATTCGGAGTCGAAGTATTTCCCTCTGACATCATCGCTGCCATGGCTGCGAAGAAGAAAGGTAGCGGTGCCACGACGGAATCTAATGTGTCTCAGTCCGCGGCAGCCAAAACAGAAGCAGCTTCAGCAAAGGACACGCTTTCCGACAAACAGGTGCAGGAGGAGACTCCTCTGGAAAACCCCATTCTTGTCCGAGTCAAGGAGAGGGAGGAGCCAAGTCCCGTGCTTTCGACCAAGATGCCAAAGTCAATGTTCCCCGCCTCATCTCCCGTCAAAAAGGTGAAGCCCCAGCGACCTCCTCCTCCGAAGATTCCTCCCGCCGCTTCGTCGCCTCATCCCCCTTGTTCACCTCCGCCTCCCCCTTCATCACCTCCCAAATCCCTAGAGGAGACAACAGCGTTACCTGCTAGTGCTGCGCCGAGTACGACCTTGGAAAGCACTCCTGTCGCAGCAGATGAAAGCAAGAGTTCAGAACCTGTCGAAAATGCTGTTCCCAAAGATTCGGTAGTTGTGACGGAAGAAGCTAAAGTCATTCCAACAGAAGTGCCTTCATGTTCCCCCATTGTTTCTGAAGAACCTGTGATAGATAGCGAAGTGGTTGCCGCTGCAGCAAAAACCGTTGCGGATGTTTCCAAGTCCAGCGAAACTCCACGAAAGAAGCGAACACCCCCGCCGAGGCCGCCACCTCCAAAGTGCAAGCCAAAGCCAGTGGAGACAGCGGCGGTGGCCACAGTGAAGCCCACAGTTTCCCAGAAGCCAGTGGTTTCACAAAAGCCTGGGACCCCGCAGAAGCCTGTGCCTTTGCAGCGGCAGGTCGTTTCGCCGCCGATGTCCAAGCAAGCAGTTCAGTCCGGCATGAATGTGTATAGTCAGACAGATGACCTCGTGATGTTTCGTGCGAAGAACATCGTAGCCGATCTCGATGCCCTCTTGGCTCAGAGGGAAGCGGAAGAGGCGGCACGGGCAAATAATTTGTCCTGCATCGAGGCATCTCTCAAAACAATGGCGCGGGAAGCCGCACATCAATTTAAACCATTCGAGGATTCAACGTGCGGAACTCTTGACTGCAAAAGAGAAGACGTTCCACAGGCTCCACCACGAAAGCGGCGGCAGCGCTCGAGGACAGTGGAGGCAGTCAGGGTCTCGGGAGAAGAGCAGGCCAGGCGACTACGGAGAAGCCGCTCGCTGTCGGACGCCGATATCCGAATCAAAACGGCCCAGAGGCTTGGCCACGAAGACAGTTCTGATGTTGCAGCTACTATAACCGAAACATTTGTGATGGTCTTGGAGTCGCCTCTTACGAAAAAGGAGCTGAAGGACCTGTACACTAATGTCACGGTAGCCCCTACAAAAGAGCGTCGCTTCAAGGACGTCCCACATCCGGTACCTACAACAGGAATGCGTTTCAGACCTCTTCCACCGCCTCCACCTCCACCGCGAGGGAAGTTGAAGTTGCCAACATCATCTGCGCCAAGTTCTGCCGACGACAACCCTTCAACTCcaccagcaacagcagcagcagctgaaaGTGAACCTCCAAGCGCTCATCCGAGGGAAGCTCCTGCCCAGGAACCGAGTGAAACCCCAGCGGTGCCCGAGAGAGTTGAAATGAGGACAAGTCCAGCTAAGCGTGATTCCAAGCGCGATTCCAAGCGTGATTCTAAGCGTGATTCCAAGTCCGAATCACTCAGCCGGCAAAGCACCAAGAGCGGAAGCACATCTCCAAAGGTTCAGCAGAACGGGGAAGCGAAGGCATTCCGGCTTTCCAACAGCACCTTCTACGGGCCGCCGCTCGAAATCCCGCCGGAGGCGCAGAGGGGTGCCGAGTCACCGAGCACGGAGCCCAATGCCAGCAGCGAAAAGTCACACTCCAGCTGGTACGACGACAGCGATGCGTCGGGCGACATCGCGGATGTTGACTCGCCGGCAGTGCCCAGTGACACTGACCCCACGGTCAGCTCGCGCCGCTCGGACTCTTCTCCCGGGTCGGTGCAGCGGTCGAAGACGAGGCTGAAGGAGAAGAAACGTGCGAGCGCGAAGTTTTACTGTGACGTCGAAGCGGAGCGAGGAAGTTCGACGGATGGCGACGTGCCGCCGCGTGCTTCCTCCAGGGCGAGCGGTTCGGACAAGATGGTTGAGGCAGCTGAGAGCAAAGGGGAGGACACTGACGAACTCCTCGAGATGGCTGAAGGTCTGCAGAAGGAGATGACTAAAGTCCTGGTTGAAAGACAGAAGAGGCTGCTGGAGACATTCGACAGCGAGCTGTCAGCGCAGAGGG CGGAAAGTGAATCCAGGGAGCAGAGGCTGACGGACGAGAAGGACTCGCCTTCGCTCATGCCTCGCAAGGATCTCCCCAGCGTCCACTCATCAGCCTCAGAG GTGAGCTGGCAGGGTTCATCGGAAGAGGAGAGCGATGGGGAAGAGACGCGGAACATGTCCCTGGACGAGGCCGCCCGACACCGAAGGAAGCGCAAGTGCATGTACATTGCCCGGGAGATGGCCAGCTCGGAGCAGGTTTTCGTCGATGCGCTGCACCTGCTCAACAAG GACTTTAGAGAAGCCGTACGAGCAGCTAGTGAAGAACGCGGTTCCCCGATCGTCCCCGATGATGTTCTGGACCAGATTCTCAAGCACCTTCCCCACCTGGTGGACTTGAACGAGGAGTTGCTCGGGCAGCTGCAGGAGCGCGTTGACAACTG GGAAGGTAAGGAGCAAGTAGCGGACGTGCTCATCAAGATGGGTCCATTCCTCAAGCTGTACTCATCCTACATCAAGGACTTTGAGGCCATGACAGCCACTCTGGAAGAGGCCAAGCGGAAGTACCCCGAATTTCAGAAGGTTGTCCGCAGTTTCGAG CTAAGTCCTCGCTGTCGGCAGCTGAGCCTGCAGCAGTACATGCTTAAGCCAATCCAGCGGATACCCCAGTACCGGCTTCTGCTCACTGACTACGTCAAGAACCTGGAAGTAGACACGCCCGAGTACCGCGACGCCTGCGCAGCTCTCGAGATCGTGTCCCAAGTGGCCCAGCACGCCAACGAGAGCATGAAGCTCGGG GACAACTTCTCCAAGCTGATGTCACTCCAAAACAGGATCTCTAACCGCTACGAAGTGCTGAAACCAGGAAGG ACTTTCTTGAAGGAGGGCGAGCTGATGAAGGTCTCTCGGAAGGAGATGCAGCCAAGGTACTTCGTTCTG TTCAGCGACAGTCTCCTCTATTTGGTGCCAACGCCCCAGGGCTTCTACAGGGTCAACTATGAACTTCCCTTGTCTGGCATGAAGGTGATGGTGCCTCCGCAACAGGACTACCAAAACGAGTTCAGCGTCTACACCACAAAGCGTTCCTTCATCTTGTCTGCCAG CTCGCCTGAGGAACGTGAGGAGTGGATATCGGCCCTGACTAAAGCCATCGAGGACAACATCCATCGCAAGAGCTCCTTCCACGTCCTGAAAAAG GAGGGTTCGCAGTCCTCAACGAGCTCCGAGTTGGGCCGCGAAGCTCCCGTGTGGATTCCCGACCAGCGTGTGACCATGTGCCAGCTGTGCACAAGCGGCTTCACCTTCACCCACCGGCGGCACCACTGCCGGGCCTGTGGCAAGGTGGTCTGCGCCACCTGCTCCTCCCACCGGCTGCCGCTACCCTACCTGGGCAGCGACAAGCCCGTCCGCATCTGCGACGACTGCTTCCGCTCCCTCCAGTGTGGTG GTGAACTGAGGGACCATCCAGAAGCAGATGGAGATGGCGACCAAAGCCAggcaagaagaaagaaacatggcGGAGTTCTCCAG GAGGTTGCAGCCAATGACCTGGGATCGTCGATCAGCGGCTACCTGCATCATTGGTCAAAGAAAGCCTGGAAGCGGCAGTGGTTTGTCGTTAAGGAGCATGTGTTGTATGTCTACAAGGCAAGTGAGGACGTAGCTGCTCTTCGGACGGTTCCACTTCTCGGCTACCAAGTGGGCACAGTCAAAAAG GGCTACGAAGAAGTTCCACGAGAGCAGCTCTTTCTTCTGGAACACACGGGCCTTGACCCGCTTATCTTCTATGCAGACACACCAGATCTTGCAGCAAA GTGGCGGGAGGCAATGGAAGAGGCAACAAAACTGAGCTGA
- the LOC119466240 gene encoding FYVE, RhoGEF and PH domain-containing protein 1-like isoform X5, with product MASGKPKPPVPPKPTALLSEGGTRRPIITVSPLTETTEQNHANGATKEGDSLEDPCKKETAHEVTVVIEHRAEAEALCNGSNDAMPATDDKVDPTPSTSAQPVQNGESEAQSKDTQQPSDSSKRNTITEDWSIKDNVESGDEACCTRLSQLIHRKAKELSTHLTKPPKPLKPLKESKGPPAQPKSFGDEIPGGRHGIRYADEDTEASSDYQDVDFKKLTVAEVTTVSVHKEGTPKPVVEENEYEIVEVPREEVKPTPLPVAPIMVIIEDEATKQSGVIPEETQKKTRSLEKPKRPPPPKPEAAKKPRVRFGVEVFPSDIIAAMAAKKKGSGATTESNVSQSAAAKTEAASAKDTLSDKQVQEETPLENPILVRVKEREEPSPVLSTKMPKSMFPASSPVKKVKPQRPPPPKIPPAASSPHPPCSPPPPPSSPPKSLEETTALPASAAPSTTLESTPVAADESKSSEPVENAVPKDSVVVTEEAKVIPTEVPSCSPIVSEEPVIDSEVVAAAAKTVADVSKSSETPRKKRTPPPRPPPPKCKPKPVETAAVATVKPTVSQKPVVSQKPGTPQKPVPLQRQVVSPPMSKQAVQSGMNVYSQTDDLVMFRAKNIVADLDALLAQREAEEAARANNLSCIEASLKTMAREAAHQFKPFEDSTCGTLDCKREDVPQAPPRKRRQRSRTVEAVRVSGEEQARRLRRSRSLSDADIRIKTAQRLGHEDSSDVAATITETFVMVLESPLTKKELKDLYTNVTVAPTKERRFKDVPHPVPTTGMRFRPLPPPPPPPRGKLKLPTSSAPSSADDNPSTPPATAAAAESEPPSAHPREAPAQEPSETPAVPERVEMRTSPAKRDSKRDSKRDSKRDSKSESLSRQSTKSGSTSPKVQQNGEAKAFRLSNSTFYGPPLEIPPEAQRGAESPSTEPNASSEKSHSSWYDDSDASGDIADVDSPAVPSDTDPTVSSRRSDSSPGSVQRSKTRLKEKKRASAKFYCDVEAERGSSTDGDVPPRASSRASGSDKMVEAAESKGEDTDELLEMAEGLQKEMTKVLVERQKRLLETFDSELSAQRAESESREQRLTDEKDSPSLMPRKDLPSVHSSASEVSWQGSSEEESDGEETRNMSLDEAARHRRKRKCMYIAREMASSEQVFVDALHLLNKDFREAVRAASEERGSPIVPDDVLDQILKHLPHLVDLNEELLGQLQERVDNWEGKEQVADVLIKMGPFLKLYSSYIKDFEAMTATLEEAKRKYPEFQKVVRSFELSPRCRQLSLQQYMLKPIQRIPQYRLLLTDYVKNLEVDTPEYRDACAALEIVSQVAQHANESMKLGDNFSKLMSLQNRISNRYEVLKPGRTFLKEGELMKVSRKEMQPRYFVLFSDSLLYLVPTPQGFYRVNYELPLSGMKVMVPPQQDYQNEFSVYTTKRSFILSASSPEEREEWISALTKAIEDNIHRKSSFHVLKKEGSQSSTSSELGREAPVWIPDQRVTMCQLCTSGFTFTHRRHHCRACGKVVCATCSSHRLPLPYLGSDKPVRICDDCFRSLQCGGELRDHPEADGDGDQSQARRKKHGGVLQEVAANDLGSSISGYLHHWSKKAWKRQWFVVKEHVLYVYKASEDVAALRTVPLLGYQVGTVKKGYEEVPREQLFLLEHTGLDPLIFYADTPDLAAKWREAMEEATKLS from the exons GCAAGCCCAAGCCTCCCGTGCCTCCGAAGCCCACAGCGCTGCTCTCGGAGGGAGGCACCCGCCGCCCCATCATCACCGTGTCGCCGTTAACCGAGACGACCGAGCAGAACCATGCCAATGGTGCCACGAAAGAAGGTGACAGTTTGGAAGACCCCTGCAAAAAGGAGACGGCTCACGA GGTGACGGTAGTCATTGAACACCGAGCAGAAGCGGAGGCCCTGTGCAACGGTTCGAACGACGCAATGCCTGCGACCGATGACAAAGTCGACCCCACTCCGAGCACTAGCGCGCAGCCAGTGCAAAACGGCGAGTCCGAAGCGCAGTCCAAGGACACGCAGCAGCCATCAGACAGCAGCAAACGAAATACCATAACAGAGGACTG GTCCATCAAGGACAATGTTGAGTCGGGAGACGAAGCATGCTGCACACGACTCTCGCAGCTAATTCACCGCAAGGCGAAGGAGCTGTCCACTCACCTGACGAAGCCACCAAAACCGCTCAAGCCCCTCAAGGAGAGCAAAGGACCACCAGCGCAACCAAAAAGCTTCGGTGACGAAATTCCAGGAGGGCGGCACGGCATTCGCTACGCTGACGAAGACACTGAGGCCAGCTCCGACTATCAAGACGTCGACTTTAAAAAACTCACAGTGGCGGAAGTGACTACTGTGTCTGTTCACAAGGAAGGCACGCCCAAGCCGGTTGTTGAAGAAAACGAATACGAAATAGTTGAAGTGCCTCGTGAAGAAGTCAAACCCACACCCCTGCCCGTTGCCCCCATTATGGTCATTATAGAAGACGAAGCAACAAAGCAGTCCGGCGTCATTCCCGAGGAGACCCAGAAGAAGACACGGTCTCTGGAAAAGCCCAAGAGGCCACCGCCGCCTAAACCAGAAGCAGCGAAAAAGCCGCGCGTTCGATTCGGAGTCGAAGTATTTCCCTCTGACATCATCGCTGCCATGGCTGCGAAGAAGAAAGGTAGCGGTGCCACGACGGAATCTAATGTGTCTCAGTCCGCGGCAGCCAAAACAGAAGCAGCTTCAGCAAAGGACACGCTTTCCGACAAACAGGTGCAGGAGGAGACTCCTCTGGAAAACCCCATTCTTGTCCGAGTCAAGGAGAGGGAGGAGCCAAGTCCCGTGCTTTCGACCAAGATGCCAAAGTCAATGTTCCCCGCCTCATCTCCCGTCAAAAAGGTGAAGCCCCAGCGACCTCCTCCTCCGAAGATTCCTCCCGCCGCTTCGTCGCCTCATCCCCCTTGTTCACCTCCGCCTCCCCCTTCATCACCTCCCAAATCCCTAGAGGAGACAACAGCGTTACCTGCTAGTGCTGCGCCGAGTACGACCTTGGAAAGCACTCCTGTCGCAGCAGATGAAAGCAAGAGTTCAGAACCTGTCGAAAATGCTGTTCCCAAAGATTCGGTAGTTGTGACGGAAGAAGCTAAAGTCATTCCAACAGAAGTGCCTTCATGTTCCCCCATTGTTTCTGAAGAACCTGTGATAGATAGCGAAGTGGTTGCCGCTGCAGCAAAAACCGTTGCGGATGTTTCCAAGTCCAGCGAAACTCCACGAAAGAAGCGAACACCCCCGCCGAGGCCGCCACCTCCAAAGTGCAAGCCAAAGCCAGTGGAGACAGCGGCGGTGGCCACAGTGAAGCCCACAGTTTCCCAGAAGCCAGTGGTTTCACAAAAGCCTGGGACCCCGCAGAAGCCTGTGCCTTTGCAGCGGCAGGTCGTTTCGCCGCCGATGTCCAAGCAAGCAGTTCAGTCCGGCATGAATGTGTATAGTCAGACAGATGACCTCGTGATGTTTCGTGCGAAGAACATCGTAGCCGATCTCGATGCCCTCTTGGCTCAGAGGGAAGCGGAAGAGGCGGCACGGGCAAATAATTTGTCCTGCATCGAGGCATCTCTCAAAACAATGGCGCGGGAAGCCGCACATCAATTTAAACCATTCGAGGATTCAACGTGCGGAACTCTTGACTGCAAAAGAGAAGACGTTCCACAGGCTCCACCACGAAAGCGGCGGCAGCGCTCGAGGACAGTGGAGGCAGTCAGGGTCTCGGGAGAAGAGCAGGCCAGGCGACTACGGAGAAGCCGCTCGCTGTCGGACGCCGATATCCGAATCAAAACGGCCCAGAGGCTTGGCCACGAAGACAGTTCTGATGTTGCAGCTACTATAACCGAAACATTTGTGATGGTCTTGGAGTCGCCTCTTACGAAAAAGGAGCTGAAGGACCTGTACACTAATGTCACGGTAGCCCCTACAAAAGAGCGTCGCTTCAAGGACGTCCCACATCCGGTACCTACAACAGGAATGCGTTTCAGACCTCTTCCACCGCCTCCACCTCCACCGCGAGGGAAGTTGAAGTTGCCAACATCATCTGCGCCAAGTTCTGCCGACGACAACCCTTCAACTCcaccagcaacagcagcagcagctgaaaGTGAACCTCCAAGCGCTCATCCGAGGGAAGCTCCTGCCCAGGAACCGAGTGAAACCCCAGCGGTGCCCGAGAGAGTTGAAATGAGGACAAGTCCAGCTAAGCGTGATTCCAAGCGCGATTCCAAGCGTGATTCTAAGCGTGATTCCAAGTCCGAATCACTCAGCCGGCAAAGCACCAAGAGCGGAAGCACATCTCCAAAGGTTCAGCAGAACGGGGAAGCGAAGGCATTCCGGCTTTCCAACAGCACCTTCTACGGGCCGCCGCTCGAAATCCCGCCGGAGGCGCAGAGGGGTGCCGAGTCACCGAGCACGGAGCCCAATGCCAGCAGCGAAAAGTCACACTCCAGCTGGTACGACGACAGCGATGCGTCGGGCGACATCGCGGATGTTGACTCGCCGGCAGTGCCCAGTGACACTGACCCCACGGTCAGCTCGCGCCGCTCGGACTCTTCTCCCGGGTCGGTGCAGCGGTCGAAGACGAGGCTGAAGGAGAAGAAACGTGCGAGCGCGAAGTTTTACTGTGACGTCGAAGCGGAGCGAGGAAGTTCGACGGATGGCGACGTGCCGCCGCGTGCTTCCTCCAGGGCGAGCGGTTCGGACAAGATGGTTGAGGCAGCTGAGAGCAAAGGGGAGGACACTGACGAACTCCTCGAGATGGCTGAAGGTCTGCAGAAGGAGATGACTAAAGTCCTGGTTGAAAGACAGAAGAGGCTGCTGGAGACATTCGACAGCGAGCTGTCAGCGCAGAGGG CGGAAAGTGAATCCAGGGAGCAGAGGCTGACGGACGAGAAGGACTCGCCTTCGCTCATGCCTCGCAAGGATCTCCCCAGCGTCCACTCATCAGCCTCAGAG GTGAGCTGGCAGGGTTCATCGGAAGAGGAGAGCGATGGGGAAGAGACGCGGAACATGTCCCTGGACGAGGCCGCCCGACACCGAAGGAAGCGCAAGTGCATGTACATTGCCCGGGAGATGGCCAGCTCGGAGCAGGTTTTCGTCGATGCGCTGCACCTGCTCAACAAG GACTTTAGAGAAGCCGTACGAGCAGCTAGTGAAGAACGCGGTTCCCCGATCGTCCCCGATGATGTTCTGGACCAGATTCTCAAGCACCTTCCCCACCTGGTGGACTTGAACGAGGAGTTGCTCGGGCAGCTGCAGGAGCGCGTTGACAACTG GGAAGGTAAGGAGCAAGTAGCGGACGTGCTCATCAAGATGGGTCCATTCCTCAAGCTGTACTCATCCTACATCAAGGACTTTGAGGCCATGACAGCCACTCTGGAAGAGGCCAAGCGGAAGTACCCCGAATTTCAGAAGGTTGTCCGCAGTTTCGAG CTAAGTCCTCGCTGTCGGCAGCTGAGCCTGCAGCAGTACATGCTTAAGCCAATCCAGCGGATACCCCAGTACCGGCTTCTGCTCACTGACTACGTCAAGAACCTGGAAGTAGACACGCCCGAGTACCGCGACGCCTGCGCAGCTCTCGAGATCGTGTCCCAAGTGGCCCAGCACGCCAACGAGAGCATGAAGCTCGGG GACAACTTCTCCAAGCTGATGTCACTCCAAAACAGGATCTCTAACCGCTACGAAGTGCTGAAACCAGGAAGG ACTTTCTTGAAGGAGGGCGAGCTGATGAAGGTCTCTCGGAAGGAGATGCAGCCAAGGTACTTCGTTCTG TTCAGCGACAGTCTCCTCTATTTGGTGCCAACGCCCCAGGGCTTCTACAGGGTCAACTATGAACTTCCCTTGTCTGGCATGAAGGTGATGGTGCCTCCGCAACAGGACTACCAAAACGAGTTCAGCGTCTACACCACAAAGCGTTCCTTCATCTTGTCTGCCAG CTCGCCTGAGGAACGTGAGGAGTGGATATCGGCCCTGACTAAAGCCATCGAGGACAACATCCATCGCAAGAGCTCCTTCCACGTCCTGAAAAAG GAGGGTTCGCAGTCCTCAACGAGCTCCGAGTTGGGCCGCGAAGCTCCCGTGTGGATTCCCGACCAGCGTGTGACCATGTGCCAGCTGTGCACAAGCGGCTTCACCTTCACCCACCGGCGGCACCACTGCCGGGCCTGTGGCAAGGTGGTCTGCGCCACCTGCTCCTCCCACCGGCTGCCGCTACCCTACCTGGGCAGCGACAAGCCCGTCCGCATCTGCGACGACTGCTTCCGCTCCCTCCAGTGTGGTG GTGAACTGAGGGACCATCCAGAAGCAGATGGAGATGGCGACCAAAGCCAggcaagaagaaagaaacatggcGGAGTTCTCCAG GAGGTTGCAGCCAATGACCTGGGATCGTCGATCAGCGGCTACCTGCATCATTGGTCAAAGAAAGCCTGGAAGCGGCAGTGGTTTGTCGTTAAGGAGCATGTGTTGTATGTCTACAAGGCAAGTGAGGACGTAGCTGCTCTTCGGACGGTTCCACTTCTCGGCTACCAAGTGGGCACAGTCAAAAAG GGCTACGAAGAAGTTCCACGAGAGCAGCTCTTTCTTCTGGAACACACGGGCCTTGACCCGCTTATCTTCTATGCAGACACACCAGATCTTGCAGCAAA GTGGCGGGAGGCAATGGAAGAGGCAACAAAACTGAGCTGA